In Treponema vincentii, a single window of DNA contains:
- a CDS encoding RnfABCDGE type electron transport complex subunit D has protein sequence MPYNRTMLAPAPYIYTGMNARQTAILVLSLLSLQLIAMGIMHDFASIFLVISAGAAAALASFLIGYMQGKSSFDIHALVTGLLIGFFLPVNGGFVFSFLIAFMSYFFSWGVFGGKGFSWINPVMLAACIAAVCKPDCFVQPAGINRIISEGSVFSALKGSGLLQTPADQYITSMFNSTFLHEVDVTLPEGYIGLFLHYPSAIPAFRYNLLTLCSSIVLLSVKTIHKTLPFTFLIVYGLLVYLFPSAGHTSTYGQGDVLSAILTSGALFSAFFVMNDSGSIPRSWEGRFITGILTGIFAFCIAGPGAIPAGIPFAVLFVGCLTPLIEWLEAYFYKRRRGAL, from the coding sequence ATGCCGTATAACCGTACAATGCTCGCTCCTGCACCCTACATCTATACCGGTATGAATGCGCGGCAAACCGCTATACTCGTGCTGAGCCTCCTATCGCTTCAGCTTATCGCGATGGGCATTATGCACGATTTTGCAAGTATCTTTCTGGTCATATCTGCCGGAGCGGCAGCAGCGCTTGCGTCTTTTCTTATCGGTTATATGCAAGGAAAAAGTTCCTTTGATATTCATGCGCTCGTAACCGGATTGTTGATCGGTTTTTTCCTACCGGTTAACGGAGGCTTCGTTTTTAGCTTCTTGATCGCGTTTATGAGTTATTTTTTCAGCTGGGGTGTTTTCGGCGGAAAAGGTTTCTCATGGATTAATCCGGTCATGCTTGCCGCCTGCATTGCTGCAGTGTGCAAGCCCGATTGCTTTGTACAACCGGCCGGTATCAATCGGATAATCTCCGAAGGCAGTGTTTTTTCCGCCCTGAAAGGCTCCGGTTTGTTGCAGACACCGGCCGATCAATATATAACGTCAATGTTCAACTCGACATTTTTGCACGAAGTTGACGTAACACTTCCGGAAGGGTATATCGGACTTTTTCTTCACTATCCATCCGCCATACCGGCTTTTCGATATAATCTTTTAACGTTATGCTCTTCAATCGTATTGTTGTCAGTAAAAACGATCCATAAAACACTTCCTTTTACTTTTTTGATCGTCTACGGCCTGCTTGTATATTTGTTTCCCTCCGCAGGGCACACAAGTACATACGGACAGGGTGATGTATTATCTGCGATACTGACGAGCGGCGCTCTTTTTTCGGCCTTTTTTGTCATGAACGACAGCGGCTCCATTCCCCGTTCATGGGAAGGGAGATTTATCACCGGCATATTGACCGGCATCTTCGCTTTTTGTATTGCGGGTCCCGGTGCGATACCGGCCGGTATCCCTTTTGCCGTTTTATTTGTTGGTTGCCTCACTCCCCTCATCGAGTGGCTGGAAGCATATTTTTATAAAAGGAGACGAGGTGCATTATGA
- a CDS encoding 4Fe-4S dicluster domain-containing protein, translating into MIEFIRFKRGQQQAKYIRLEPQFEGNAFLPRYALVPLAFRTQTSGLPLVSIGESVNEGQMIARAGNSASAHVHASVPGIVSGIVDTQLPNGHSFRGLHIKTGGSFGILGKQRTPYLWKQSDQTGLIHFLDLAGLVNTSGETISLAEDIRTAVKQGIKTLTVMLYDKDPTCLLDSFLARRFIREVAEGINIIAHAMGAAKIIVETGTEKKERALFDTIGTVIPDRDLAHITVSQTYPAGTAHTRSAEKDAVVIDASTALSVYESVQQNQPMLTTYLLLTGKTLEHAKVIKVRIGTPIGHLIEECGGFKSKNTHIIINGLLRGTLVDSLDLPAGKGIKSIHAVGKDIDIQQQLEECGHCGQCLRSCPAYIDPINTVRHIQRDRYTAETLRSIALCSGCACCSAVCPVRIPLSAIIKSAAARGDSYAV; encoded by the coding sequence ATGATAGAATTTATACGGTTTAAACGGGGACAACAGCAAGCGAAATATATCCGCTTAGAGCCCCAATTTGAAGGAAACGCTTTTCTGCCGCGATATGCACTGGTGCCGCTTGCATTCAGGACACAAACGAGTGGCCTTCCGCTCGTCTCCATAGGAGAGTCTGTAAATGAAGGGCAGATGATTGCTCGTGCGGGAAATAGCGCATCAGCACATGTTCATGCCTCGGTTCCCGGCATTGTTTCGGGGATTGTCGATACGCAGCTGCCAAACGGCCATTCATTCCGTGGACTTCATATCAAAACAGGGGGCAGCTTTGGAATATTGGGTAAGCAACGCACTCCGTATTTATGGAAGCAAAGCGATCAGACAGGACTGATTCACTTTCTCGATCTTGCCGGTTTAGTCAATACCTCCGGAGAAACGATTTCTCTCGCAGAAGACATTAGAACGGCGGTAAAGCAAGGTATAAAAACGCTAACCGTTATGCTTTACGATAAAGACCCTACCTGCTTACTGGATTCTTTTTTAGCCCGCCGGTTTATCCGCGAAGTCGCAGAAGGAATCAACATTATCGCTCATGCGATGGGCGCCGCAAAAATCATTGTAGAAACAGGCACGGAAAAGAAAGAGCGTGCCCTTTTTGATACGATCGGAACCGTTATCCCCGACCGAGACCTTGCACATATTACTGTCTCGCAAACCTATCCCGCAGGAACTGCCCATACACGCTCGGCAGAAAAAGATGCTGTCGTGATCGACGCTTCGACTGCGTTGTCGGTTTATGAATCGGTGCAACAAAACCAACCGATGTTGACAACGTATTTGCTCCTTACCGGCAAGACATTGGAACACGCCAAGGTTATTAAAGTACGCATCGGGACACCGATCGGACACCTGATAGAAGAATGCGGCGGCTTTAAAAGCAAAAATACACATATCATTATTAACGGTTTGTTGCGCGGAACGTTGGTTGACAGTTTAGACTTACCTGCCGGCAAGGGAATTAAATCGATCCACGCGGTCGGGAAAGATATTGATATTCAACAACAACTGGAGGAATGCGGGCACTGCGGACAATGCCTGCGGAGCTGCCCTGCATATATCGACCCCATAAATACGGTGCGCCATATTCAAAGGGATCGGTACACAGCCGAAACGCTGCGTTCTATTGCATTATGCAGTGGTTGTGCCTGTTGTTCGGCAGTATGTCCGGTACGTATTCCGTTAAGCGCGATTATCAAATCGGCAGCAGCAAGAGGGGATAGTTATGCCGTATAA